One genomic segment of Flavobacteriaceae bacterium includes these proteins:
- a CDS encoding IS3 family transposase, translating into MKIAPINRKKRRYAIATICNAFELKRDAYYKYQKRFVLKKQIEQNVIMLVKKSRKTLPREGTRKLMKSLHNDFRKQNINIGRDQLFRILKENNLLIRRKKYSSKTTNSYHRFYKYKNIIKDLIINRPNQVWASDITYIRTINGFCYLALITDMYSRKIVGYDISDSLELKGCVRALNKAIYQTKNTEEIIHHSDRGIQYCSNVYTQILKRKKIQISMTQENHCYENAMAERVNGILKDEFFLDQTFTNINHAKKATKNAIKLYNNKRLHLSLDYKTPNYVHKNVA; encoded by the coding sequence ATGAAAATAGCACCGATTAATAGAAAAAAAAGAAGGTACGCCATCGCTACTATTTGTAATGCTTTCGAGTTAAAAAGAGATGCTTATTACAAATATCAAAAAAGGTTTGTTCTTAAAAAACAAATAGAACAAAATGTAATAATGCTTGTTAAAAAAAGCAGGAAAACATTACCCAGAGAAGGTACTAGAAAGCTAATGAAATCCTTACATAATGATTTTAGGAAACAGAATATAAATATAGGTAGAGACCAGTTATTTAGAATCTTAAAAGAAAATAATTTGTTAATTAGAAGGAAAAAATATTCTTCTAAAACAACCAACTCTTACCATCGTTTTTATAAATATAAAAATATCATAAAAGACCTGATCATTAATAGACCTAACCAAGTTTGGGCTTCGGATATTACCTATATAAGAACTATAAATGGATTTTGTTATTTAGCACTTATTACTGATATGTATTCAAGAAAAATAGTAGGCTATGATATTAGTGATAGTTTAGAACTTAAAGGCTGTGTTAGAGCTTTAAATAAAGCTATTTATCAAACTAAAAATACCGAAGAAATCATACATCATTCTGATAGAGGAATACAATATTGTAGCAATGTTTATACTCAAATTTTGAAAAGAAAAAAGATACAAATCAGTATGACCCAAGAAAATCATTGCTACGAAAACGCAATGGCCGAAAGAGTTAACGGAATTTTAAAAGATGAATTCTTCCTCGACCAAACATTTACAAATATCAATCACGCCAAAAAAGCAACAAAAAATGCAATCAAATTATATAATAATAAAAGATTACATTTATCTTTAGATTATAAAACACCTAATTACGTGCACAAAAATGTAGCATAA
- a CDS encoding transposase produces the protein MYKNDGYVRRYSESFKLKVLAELTKGNHSKRQIALTYGIQSSTINVWIKKYDRKDLMNTRVTVQTDDELSRIKALQKELKQLKDLLIKKDLDKLVNDSYLEVAAENLGYKNVEELKKNLNIKP, from the coding sequence ATGTATAAAAATGATGGATATGTAAGACGTTATAGTGAGAGTTTTAAACTCAAAGTATTAGCAGAACTTACCAAAGGAAACCATTCCAAAAGACAAATTGCCTTAACTTACGGCATACAATCTAGTACGATAAACGTATGGATTAAAAAATATGACCGTAAAGATTTAATGAACACCCGTGTAACCGTGCAAACAGACGACGAATTATCCCGTATTAAAGCCCTTCAAAAAGAGCTAAAACAACTCAAAGATCTTCTTATTAAAAAGGATCTAGATAAACTTGTGAATGATAGTTATCTTGAAGTAGCTGCTGAAAATCTTGGCTATAAAAATGTTGAAGAATTAAAAAAAAACTTAAACATAAAGCCTTAA
- a CDS encoding type I addiction module toxin, SymE family has product MSRFRKLKIYQKYQSREWSKYAVVPEIRLEGKWLRELGFEIGKEIEIDQQKNKLTITLTDKNE; this is encoded by the coding sequence ATGAGTCGATTTAGAAAGCTAAAAATTTATCAAAAATACCAATCTCGCGAATGGAGTAAATATGCTGTTGTTCCTGAAATTCGACTTGAAGGAAAATGGTTGAGAGAACTTGGATTTGAAATCGGAAAAGAAATTGAGATTGACCAACAAAAAAATAAACTGACTATTACACTAACTGACAAAAACGAATGA
- a CDS encoding helix-turn-helix domain-containing protein, giving the protein MNTKELKYFKKLGAKIKQLREEKEIDQKSFAFDCGIGRTQLYMIENGKTNPRLFTLMKIADGLEISVSVLLK; this is encoded by the coding sequence GTGAACACAAAAGAATTAAAATATTTTAAAAAATTAGGTGCTAAAATCAAGCAATTAAGAGAAGAAAAAGAGATTGACCAAAAGTCTTTTGCTTTTGATTGTGGAATTGGAAGAACTCAATTGTATATGATTGAAAACGGAAAAACGAATCCTCGTTTGTTTACTTTGATGAAAATTGCTGATGGATTAGAAATTTCGGTTTCTGTACTTCTAAAATAG